From Triticum urartu cultivar G1812 chromosome 2, Tu2.1, whole genome shotgun sequence, a single genomic window includes:
- the LOC125541094 gene encoding GDSL esterase/lipase At1g28600-like: MRTPHAAFLFLFVLACLRGAYSGGGRSRFTSMISFGDSYADTGNLVMWPEPFFPGPLPFENLPYGQTFFGHPTGRATDGRLVLDFIAEALGLPFVPPYLAKGSNFSAGVNFAVAGAPALNLTYLQGQNMTVNPPINSSLHDQLEWFQKLKPSLCKGQDTDCFASSLFVMGEFGSNDYRNILMSNRTVEQTLVYVPQIVDGISRGVERLIQQGAKYIVVADVFPTGCIPPILTMLASPNKVEYDRHGCLKSGNRLGRYQNSLLRQRIKLLRHKYPHTKIIAAEYYRPVLAFLDMPAHFGLNSSTTLLTCCGAGGPPYNYDFNAGCGLPSVKACVDPSQALQWDGFHLTESAYRAIADGWLHGPYADPPIMHVARP; this comes from the exons ATGAGAACACCTCATGCAGCgttcctcttcctcttcgtcctGGCTTGCCTCCGCGGTGCCTACTCCGGTGGCGGCCGAAGCCgcttcacctccatgatcagctTCGGCGACTCCTACGCCGACACGGGTAACTTGGTCATGTGGCCTGAGCCCTTCTTTCCCGGTCCTCTACCATTCGAGAACCTCCCCTACGGCCAGACCTTCTTCGGCCACCCCACCGGACGTGCCACCGACGGCCGCCTTGTGCTGGACTTCATCG CCGAGGCTTTGGGCCTGCCTTTCGTGCCGCCGTACCTCGCCAAGGGGAGCAACTTCTCCGCCGGAGTCAACTTCGCTGTGGCAGGAGCGCCGGCTCTGAACCTGACATACCTGCAGGGGCAAAATATGACCGTGAACCCACCGATCAACAGCTCCCTCCACGATCAGCTCGAGTGGTTCCAGAAACTCAAGCCTTCGCTCTGCAAGG GACAAGATACGGATTGCTTCGCGAGCTCCCTATTTGTCATGGGAGAGTTTGGATCAAATGACTACAGGAATATCCTTATGTCGAACAGGACTGTTGAACAAACCTTAGTTTATGTTCCTCAAATTGTTGACGGCATCTCCAGAGGCGTAGAG AGACTGATCCAACAAGGTGCCAAATACATCGTTGTGGCAGACGTCTTCCCGACTGGCTGCATACCGCCAATTCTCACAATGCTCGCTAGCCCAAACAAGGTGGAGTACGATCGGCATGGATGCCTGAAGAGTGGGAACAGGCTGGGGCGCTACCAGAACTCTCTCCTCCGCCAACGGATCAAGTTGCTCCGGCACAAGTACCCACATACGAAGATCATCGCCGCTGAGTACTACCGACCTGTCCTAGCTTTTCTAGATATGCCGGCGCATTTTG GACTGAACAGCAGCACAACCCTCCTCACCTGTTGTGGTGCAGGAGGCCCTCCTTATAACTACGACTTCAACGCAGGGTGTGGCCTGCCGAGTGTGAAGGCGTGCGTAGATCCATCTCAGGCGCTTCAGTGGGATGGCTTCCACCTGACGGAGTCCGCCTACAGGGCCATTGCTGATGGGTGGCTCCATGGCCCCTACGCGGATCCACCGATAATGCATGTTGCACGTCCATAA